One window from the genome of Deltaproteobacteria bacterium encodes:
- a CDS encoding 4Fe-4S binding protein, producing MPQINSPAELEEFRKGILSKRDPNKPCITLCAGSACHASGSGEVATAIEEEISKQGLSAAVDVRKTGCHGFCERGPIILIHPKEICYLQIEPKDVPEIVSETIKENKVVERLLYTDPGTKEKITHEHEIPFYKNQHRLVFGSNGNIDPKSIDDYLAIGGYAALAKALTGMTAEQVVEEVKKANLRGRGGGGFPAGSKWEGSRNAPGDIKYVIVNADEGDPGAYMDRALLEGNPHCVLEGLIIGGYAIGAHEGYIYVRQEYPLAVENVHTAIRQMEEYGLLGKNILGSGFDFVVKVHQGAGAFVCGESTALMTALEGRAGEPRPKYVRSNVVGLWGRPSVLNNVETWANVPMIINKGADWFTQLGTEKSKGTKIFSLVGKITNTGLVEVPMGMTLRDIIYTIGGGIPGGKKFKAVQTGGPSGGCIPEAQLDLQVGFDELTQAGSMMGSGGMIVMDEDTCMVDVARYFMDFLTDESCGKCVPCREGMRQMLKLLTNITQGKGKEGDIELLEELSETAIEAALCALGKSSPNPFLSTLKYFRNEYEAHVKEKRCPALSCKELIAYHIDPKKCQACMACLKKCPVEAIDGGKNRIHVIDQEKCTKCGTCFEVCPPRFGSVQKISGEPVPPPIPEEARTIVRESKQK from the coding sequence ATGCCCCAGATAAATTCGCCCGCTGAATTGGAAGAGTTCAGAAAGGGCATCCTGTCAAAAAGAGACCCCAATAAACCGTGCATTACCCTCTGTGCCGGATCTGCCTGCCATGCCTCGGGCAGCGGCGAAGTAGCCACGGCGATTGAAGAGGAGATCAGCAAGCAAGGCCTGAGCGCTGCTGTGGACGTCAGGAAGACCGGGTGCCACGGCTTTTGTGAGCGAGGGCCGATTATCCTGATCCACCCCAAGGAAATATGCTACTTGCAGATCGAGCCCAAGGATGTTCCGGAAATCGTCTCCGAGACGATCAAGGAGAATAAGGTCGTCGAGCGGCTGCTCTACACCGATCCCGGCACTAAGGAAAAGATCACCCATGAACACGAAATCCCCTTCTACAAAAACCAGCATCGGCTTGTTTTCGGCTCCAACGGCAATATTGATCCCAAGAGCATTGACGATTATCTGGCCATCGGCGGATATGCCGCGCTGGCCAAAGCTCTTACCGGGATGACGGCTGAGCAGGTCGTGGAGGAAGTCAAGAAAGCCAATCTGAGAGGCCGGGGCGGCGGCGGCTTTCCCGCCGGCAGCAAATGGGAAGGATCTCGCAATGCCCCGGGCGACATAAAATATGTGATCGTCAACGCCGATGAGGGCGATCCGGGAGCCTATATGGACCGGGCGCTCCTGGAAGGAAATCCGCACTGTGTTCTCGAGGGGCTCATCATCGGGGGCTATGCCATCGGCGCCCATGAAGGCTACATCTACGTGCGGCAGGAATATCCGCTGGCCGTCGAGAATGTGCATACCGCCATCAGGCAGATGGAGGAGTATGGCCTGCTGGGAAAGAACATCCTGGGCTCCGGCTTTGATTTTGTCGTGAAAGTGCACCAGGGGGCCGGCGCCTTTGTCTGCGGCGAATCAACGGCTTTGATGACGGCGCTGGAAGGCCGGGCGGGAGAGCCGCGGCCGAAATATGTCCGCTCCAACGTCGTGGGCCTGTGGGGAAGACCCAGCGTCTTGAATAACGTCGAGACCTGGGCCAACGTGCCCATGATCATCAACAAGGGCGCGGACTGGTTCACGCAATTAGGCACGGAAAAAAGCAAAGGCACGAAGATATTCTCCTTAGTCGGCAAGATCACCAATACGGGCCTCGTGGAAGTGCCCATGGGCATGACCCTGCGGGATATCATCTACACGATCGGCGGCGGCATTCCGGGCGGCAAGAAATTCAAGGCCGTGCAGACCGGCGGTCCCTCGGGGGGCTGCATCCCCGAGGCGCAGCTCGATCTGCAGGTCGGGTTCGATGAACTCACCCAGGCCGGCTCGATGATGGGGTCCGGCGGCATGATCGTCATGGATGAAGACACCTGCATGGTTGACGTGGCACGGTACTTCATGGACTTTCTTACCGATGAATCCTGCGGCAAGTGCGTCCCCTGCCGGGAAGGCATGCGGCAGATGCTGAAGCTGCTCACCAATATAACCCAGGGGAAGGGGAAAGAGGGCGATATCGAACTTCTGGAAGAGCTGTCCGAGACCGCCATCGAAGCTGCGCTGTGCGCCTTGGGCAAGAGTTCCCCAAACCCGTTTTTAAGCACGCTGAAATACTTTAGAAACGAGTATGAGGCACACGTCAAGGAGAAGCGATGCCCGGCTCTTTCCTGCAAGGAGCTGATCGCCTACCATATTGACCCGAAGAAGTGTCAGGCCTGTATGGCCTGCCTGAAGAAGTGCCCTGTCGAGGCGATTGACGGCGGCAAGAACCGGATCCATGTAATTGACCAGGAGAAATGCACCAAGTGCGGGACGTGCT
- a CDS encoding NAD(P)H-dependent oxidoreductase subunit E, translating to MVNDRIDQIIDKHQGEASSLIQVLLEIQSENHWLPKEALERVSEKLQVPLTRIQHIATFYKAFSLVPKGRHEIHICVGTACHVRGATRIIDTVQDMTGIKPGETDLDLKFSLQTVNCLGCCALGPVMDVNGKTHGKMVPSKIADVLKNYS from the coding sequence ATGGTAAACGATAGAATTGATCAGATTATTGATAAGCATCAGGGCGAGGCCAGTTCACTGATTCAGGTATTACTGGAGATTCAGAGTGAGAATCACTGGCTTCCCAAGGAAGCATTAGAGAGGGTCAGCGAAAAATTGCAGGTTCCTTTAACCCGGATACAGCATATAGCGACCTTTTATAAAGCCTTTAGTTTAGTTCCGAAAGGTCGTCATGAAATTCACATTTGTGTAGGCACGGCCTGTCACGTTCGTGGCGCCACGCGCATCATTGACACGGTGCAGGACATGACAGGAATTAAACCTGGCGAAACAGACCTGGATTTGAAGTTCAGCCTGCAGACAGTCAACTGCCTCGGCTGCTGTGCTTTGGGACCGGTGATGGATGTCAATGGGAAGACGCACGGCAAGATGGTGCCATCGAAGATAGCAGACGTGCTAAAAAATTACAGTTAG
- a CDS encoding hydrogenase iron-sulfur subunit, whose product MSAGLKFKPKVVGFVCHWUVYGAADLAGVSRLQYTTEMRLIRLMCSGRVDLSFVLRAFSKGMDGVFIGGCRLNECNYVTQGNYHALGMVLLCKKIMELIGLNPERLRIQFMSGAEANVFVEDVNDFVKKIKELGPLGKSEGIDAQGLKFKLEAVTKLIPYFRLVERERLRMTLKTEADYNKFFSSDEFNRLFKELIVDKLAISQITSLLRDKPLSTGKISEILGLTPSEVSRHMNSSSRQGLVRYDVGQKCYALA is encoded by the coding sequence ATGAGTGCAGGACTTAAATTCAAACCCAAGGTAGTCGGCTTCGTATGCCACTGGTGAGTGTACGGCGCTGCTGACCTGGCTGGAGTTTCCAGACTGCAATATACTACTGAGATGAGGCTGATTCGCCTTATGTGTTCCGGAAGAGTGGACCTGTCGTTTGTGCTCAGGGCTTTCTCGAAAGGAATGGATGGGGTGTTTATCGGCGGTTGTCGTTTGAACGAATGCAATTACGTTACCCAGGGAAACTACCACGCCCTCGGCATGGTGCTGCTCTGCAAAAAAATCATGGAGCTTATCGGGCTGAATCCGGAACGGTTAAGGATTCAATTCATGTCCGGCGCGGAAGCAAACGTTTTTGTCGAAGATGTGAATGATTTTGTCAAAAAAATAAAGGAATTGGGGCCACTGGGGAAAAGTGAGGGAATAGATGCCCAGGGGTTGAAGTTCAAATTAGAGGCGGTTACCAAGCTGATTCCCTACTTCCGGCTTGTGGAACGGGAACGGCTGAGAATGACGCTGAAAACGGAAGCGGATTACAACAAATTTTTCAGCAGCGACGAGTTCAACCGGTTATTTAAGGAATTAATTGTGGATAAACTGGCCATCAGCCAAATAACCTCCCTCCTGCGGGACAAACCCCTTTCGACGGGTAAAATCTCTGAAATCCTGGGCCTGACCCCGTCTGAGGTATCGAGACACATGAATAGTTCGTCCCGGCAAGGATTAGTCAGGTACGACGTAGGTCAGAAATGCTACGCCCTCGCATAG
- a CDS encoding FAD-dependent oxidoreductase: MVVGGGISGIQASLDLANAGFKVYLVEKAPSIGGHMAQLDKTFPTNDCSMUILAPKLVEVGRHQNIEVHTYTEVDAVAGEAGDFKVTLLKKPRYIIESKCTGCTTCVEYCPVKYPDQFNQDISQNKAVHIYFAQAIPLVTYIDESCIYLKENKCRICEKVCKNGAIDFNQKPEQVKISVGAIILSPGLEPFDPKTKEEYRYGKFANVVTSMDFERLLSSTGPFEGEIRRGSDKKHPHKIAWIQCVGSRRVTEGENSYCSAVCCTYTQKQVILTKDHDAEAELAVFHNDIRSFGKDFERYYERTEKLSGVRFIRSYTSIVKEDPVTKNVTVRYATADEGVKEEEFEMVVLSVGLNPPADAKGIAAKFGIDLNDHDFCKIDPVNPMATSKPGIFVSGGIQGPIDIPESVFSASGAGSQIGELLDYRRGNLAKERIYPPERDVSQEEPKVGVFVCHCGANIGRIVSVPSTVEYALTLPNVVYAQEQLFSCATNSAQQIADIAKEKGLNRVVIAACSPRTLEPLFRDTLREAGINQYYLDMANIREHCSWVHAREKEEATQKAKDIVRMSVARACCLEPLQEFDLPVNKTALVLGGGIAGMTSALSIARQGHEVYLVEKAEDLGGMARRIHYTLEGLDVQAYLRDIIGKVYQHPSIHVYTDAAITEATGYVGNFVTKVKSDRGIKEIKHGVAVIAIGADVYKPTEYLYGQDDRVMTQLELEERIAQGNEGVVNAQSLVMIQCVGCRNEDRNYCSRICCSESVKNALKLKELNPTMDIYILFRDMRTYGFKEDYYRDASNKDVKFVRYEPQDQPQVEAVVAEGRPVLRVSLPDYILGKQLAIDADYVALAAAVLPSAATQEVAGLFKVTLSPDGFFKEAHVKLRPVEFATDGVYLCGLAHYPKFIQETINQAYGAAGRALTLLSHETVTASGSVCDVDEDKCISCGACITACTYGAIDFYETPAGRKATVNPVLCKGCGLCNAKCPTMAIQLKHFTDEEIFSQIDAVVPEEEIRQLYAAAGA; the protein is encoded by the coding sequence ATGGTTGTCGGGGGAGGGATCAGCGGCATCCAGGCTTCTCTGGATCTGGCCAATGCGGGTTTCAAGGTTTACCTCGTGGAGAAGGCGCCCAGCATCGGGGGCCACATGGCCCAACTGGACAAGACCTTCCCGACCAACGACTGCAGCATGTGAATACTTGCACCTAAACTGGTCGAGGTCGGCCGGCATCAAAACATAGAGGTTCACACCTACACGGAAGTTGACGCTGTCGCCGGGGAGGCGGGAGATTTCAAGGTAACCCTGCTCAAGAAACCCCGGTATATTATCGAGAGCAAATGCACGGGCTGCACTACCTGTGTGGAATACTGCCCGGTCAAATATCCGGACCAGTTCAATCAGGATATATCACAGAACAAGGCCGTCCATATCTATTTTGCGCAAGCGATTCCCTTAGTCACCTATATAGATGAAAGCTGCATTTACCTCAAAGAGAACAAATGCCGCATTTGCGAAAAAGTATGTAAGAACGGCGCGATAGATTTCAACCAGAAGCCGGAGCAGGTCAAGATATCGGTGGGGGCCATCATCCTGTCGCCCGGCCTGGAGCCCTTTGACCCCAAGACGAAAGAGGAATATCGCTACGGCAAGTTCGCAAACGTGGTCACGAGCATGGACTTTGAACGGCTGCTGTCCTCCACGGGTCCCTTCGAAGGCGAGATCAGGCGCGGCTCCGACAAGAAGCACCCCCACAAAATCGCCTGGATTCAATGCGTCGGCTCCCGGCGCGTTACAGAGGGCGAAAACAGCTATTGCTCCGCCGTCTGCTGCACTTACACCCAAAAACAGGTGATTTTGACCAAAGATCATGACGCCGAGGCCGAATTAGCCGTCTTCCATAACGACATTCGCTCCTTTGGCAAGGATTTTGAGCGCTATTACGAAAGGACAGAGAAGCTCTCCGGGGTGCGATTTATCCGCAGCTACACCTCGATTGTGAAAGAGGACCCCGTAACCAAAAATGTCACCGTTCGCTATGCCACCGCCGATGAGGGAGTAAAAGAGGAAGAGTTCGAGATGGTGGTCCTGTCCGTTGGCCTGAATCCTCCTGCCGACGCGAAGGGCATAGCGGCAAAATTCGGCATTGACCTCAATGATCACGATTTCTGCAAGATAGATCCCGTCAATCCCATGGCAACGAGCAAGCCGGGGATCTTTGTCAGCGGCGGCATCCAGGGACCTATTGATATCCCCGAGTCGGTTTTCAGTGCCAGCGGGGCCGGTTCCCAGATTGGCGAGCTTCTCGACTACCGGCGCGGCAACCTGGCGAAGGAACGGATCTATCCGCCTGAACGCGATGTCTCCCAGGAGGAGCCCAAGGTGGGGGTCTTCGTGTGTCACTGCGGGGCCAATATCGGCAGGATCGTGAGCGTTCCTTCCACAGTAGAATACGCATTAACGCTGCCCAATGTCGTTTACGCCCAGGAGCAGCTATTCTCGTGCGCGACCAATTCGGCCCAGCAAATAGCCGACATCGCCAAGGAAAAGGGGCTAAACCGGGTGGTGATTGCCGCCTGTTCCCCCCGGACGCTGGAACCCTTGTTCCGGGACACCCTGCGCGAGGCGGGCATCAATCAATACTATTTAGACATGGCGAATATCCGGGAACATTGCTCCTGGGTTCACGCCCGGGAAAAGGAAGAAGCAACACAAAAGGCCAAGGATATCGTCAGGATGTCTGTGGCCCGCGCTTGCTGTTTGGAACCCCTGCAGGAATTCGACCTGCCCGTCAACAAGACGGCGCTGGTTTTGGGCGGCGGCATTGCCGGCATGACGAGTGCCCTGTCCATAGCCAGGCAGGGCCATGAGGTTTACTTAGTGGAAAAGGCTGAAGACCTGGGGGGAATGGCCCGAAGAATCCATTATACGCTGGAAGGATTAGATGTGCAGGCCTATCTGCGCGACATTATCGGCAAGGTTTACCAGCATCCCTCGATACACGTCTATACGGATGCCGCCATCACGGAGGCGACCGGCTATGTGGGTAATTTTGTTACCAAAGTGAAGTCCGATCGAGGCATCAAGGAGATAAAGCACGGCGTCGCCGTCATCGCCATCGGGGCTGATGTGTATAAGCCGACGGAATACCTGTATGGCCAAGATGATCGGGTTATGACCCAGCTCGAGCTGGAAGAGCGGATTGCCCAGGGAAACGAAGGGGTAGTGAACGCCCAGAGCCTCGTGATGATCCAGTGCGTAGGCTGCCGGAATGAGGACAGAAATTACTGTAGCCGGATCTGCTGCAGCGAGTCCGTAAAGAACGCGTTGAAATTGAAAGAGCTGAATCCCACGATGGATATCTATATCCTCTTCCGGGATATGAGGACATATGGTTTCAAAGAGGATTATTACCGGGATGCATCAAATAAGGATGTAAAGTTCGTCCGCTATGAGCCTCAGGATCAACCGCAGGTCGAAGCGGTGGTGGCAGAGGGCCGGCCGGTGTTGCGGGTTTCCCTGCCCGATTATATTCTGGGCAAGCAGCTCGCAATTGATGCTGATTACGTTGCCTTGGCGGCGGCCGTTCTTCCCTCGGCCGCGACGCAGGAAGTAGCCGGATTGTTCAAGGTCACTCTTAGCCCGGATGGATTTTTCAAGGAAGCCCATGTCAAATTGCGGCCCGTTGAGTTTGCCACCGACGGCGTGTATCTGTGCGGGCTGGCCCACTATCCCAAGTTTATCCAGGAAACGATCAATCAGGCCTATGGGGCCGCCGGGCGGGCGTTGACCCTGCTCTCTCACGAGACCGTCACAGCATCCGGTTCCGTGTGCGATGTGGATGAAGATAAGTGCATTTCCTGCGGGGCCTGCATTACGGCCTGCACCTACGGCGCCATAGATTTTTATGAAACGCCGGCGGGCCGGAAGGCCACGGTAAATCCGGTCCTCTGTAAAGGATGCGGTCTCTGTAACGCCAAGTGTCCCACCATGGCGATCCAACTGAAGCACTTTACGGATGAAGAGATCTTCAGCCAGATTGACGCTGTCGTTCCCGAGGAAGAGATCAGGCAGCTTTATGCGGCGGCAGGAGCTTAA
- the fdhD gene encoding formate dehydrogenase accessory sulfurtransferase FdhD, which produces MSELDMKGIAPDIVCDRFSDEGWVRSSVYAPREMALLVYVNGLELVTILCTPDKLNCLVLGYLFAEGIITGMDDIAMMRVCDAESEVDVRLNNKEFVLPTKRTLTSGCGGGATFTTDGINVDSSLNAEPRELLALMKQLQERMELYRFSGGTHTSALADTQNLLVMAEDIGRHNTLDKILGECLLRKIATRDRLVLTTGRISSEMLIKVARMQAPIVVSLTSPTERAVMLARELGITLVGYARGSRLSVYAHPERLGRAKGEGD; this is translated from the coding sequence ATGAGCGAATTGGATATGAAGGGTATCGCGCCGGACATAGTCTGTGATCGCTTTTCCGACGAGGGATGGGTAAGAAGTTCGGTTTACGCGCCACGGGAGATGGCGCTCCTTGTTTATGTAAACGGTCTGGAGCTGGTTACCATCCTGTGCACGCCGGACAAGCTAAACTGCCTGGTCCTCGGCTATCTGTTCGCCGAGGGAATTATTACGGGAATGGACGACATTGCGATGATGCGGGTCTGTGACGCGGAGTCGGAAGTTGATGTGAGGCTGAACAATAAGGAGTTTGTGCTCCCGACCAAGAGGACGCTCACCTCTGGTTGCGGCGGCGGCGCAACGTTTACTACCGATGGCATAAACGTTGATTCCAGCCTGAACGCTGAGCCCCGGGAACTGCTGGCCTTGATGAAGCAGTTGCAGGAGCGGATGGAGCTGTATCGGTTTAGTGGCGGCACGCATACCTCAGCTCTTGCCGATACACAGAACCTGCTCGTTATGGCCGAGGACATTGGACGGCATAACACGCTGGATAAAATCCTGGGTGAGTGTCTCTTGCGGAAAATAGCAACCAGAGACAGGCTGGTCCTGACCACGGGCCGCATTTCATCGGAGATGTTGATCAAGGTGGCCCGGATGCAGGCTCCGATAGTCGTCTCCTTGACCTCGCCTACGGAGCGCGCCGTTATGCTGGCCCGTGAACTGGGCATTACGCTGGTTGGCTATGCCCGCGGCAGCCGCCTGTCGGTTTATGCCCATCCGGAACGGCTGGGCCGCGCAAAGGGTGAAGGGGACTGA
- a CDS encoding (Fe-S)-binding protein — translation METVAPYKEIIDVIKASGGDAFKRCFQCGLCDVVCPWNKVTTFSMRKLVREATFGLTDIESEELWRCTTCGRCPQRCPRDVKQIESGIALRRIATEYGVFPSSVKPIRTISGSLVGEGNPLNEERAKRANWAEGLGVKPFAEGMEILYFPCCYLSYDPRMKKVARATATLLNAAGVDYGILGSQENCCGESIRKTGDEEVFKRLAKANIKAFIDNGVKKILVSSPHCYHTFKNEYPEFKVNFEVIHISQYLLQLLNEGKLEIKKEYAKKITYHDPCYLGRHNGIYDEPREILKKIPGVEFRELPEAGVDSLCCGMGGGRIWMETVKGERFSDLRVEQAVEVGAEELVTFCPYCITNLEDSRLVLNYGEVLQVKDITEVLQGVI, via the coding sequence GTGGAAACGGTAGCCCCCTACAAAGAAATCATAGATGTCATAAAAGCGAGCGGCGGCGACGCCTTCAAAAGATGCTTCCAGTGCGGACTATGTGACGTTGTTTGTCCGTGGAATAAGGTTACCACGTTCAGTATGCGCAAGTTAGTCCGCGAGGCCACCTTCGGTTTGACGGATATTGAGAGTGAAGAGCTGTGGCGTTGCACTACCTGTGGAAGATGCCCGCAGCGATGCCCCCGGGACGTGAAACAGATAGAATCGGGAATCGCCTTGCGCAGAATTGCCACGGAATACGGGGTTTTTCCGTCCTCGGTCAAGCCGATCCGCACCATCAGCGGCAGCCTCGTCGGTGAAGGCAACCCCTTGAACGAAGAGCGGGCCAAACGGGCGAACTGGGCCGAGGGCCTGGGCGTGAAGCCCTTTGCCGAGGGGATGGAAATTTTATATTTCCCCTGCTGCTACCTGAGCTACGACCCCAGAATGAAAAAGGTGGCCAGGGCCACTGCGACGCTCCTGAATGCGGCGGGCGTGGATTACGGGATATTGGGATCCCAGGAGAATTGCTGCGGCGAAAGCATCCGCAAGACGGGCGATGAGGAAGTGTTCAAACGTCTGGCCAAGGCAAATATCAAGGCGTTTATTGATAACGGGGTGAAAAAAATTCTTGTTTCTTCTCCTCATTGCTACCATACCTTCAAAAACGAATATCCCGAATTCAAGGTGAACTTCGAAGTGATCCATATCTCCCAATATTTATTGCAGCTCCTGAATGAGGGAAAGCTGGAGATTAAAAAGGAGTATGCCAAGAAAATTACCTATCATGATCCCTGCTACCTGGGGCGGCATAATGGCATATACGACGAGCCGCGGGAAATCTTGAAGAAAATCCCTGGGGTGGAGTTCCGCGAGCTTCCCGAAGCGGGAGTTGACAGCCTCTGCTGCGGCATGGGGGGAGGCCGGATCTGGATGGAAACGGTCAAGGGAGAACGGTTCTCCGACCTCAGAGTGGAGCAGGCGGTTGAGGTGGGGGCAGAAGAGCTGGTTACATTTTGCCCGTACTGCATCACGAATTTGGAAGACAGTCGGCTGGTCCTGAATTATGGCGAGGTTCTCCAGGTAAAAGATATTACGGAGGTTTTGCAGGGCGTCATCTAA
- a CDS encoding (4Fe-4S)-binding protein: MSKVMKKVKTIKIDLDKCNGCRACEVVCSAFHANPKYSSNNPERSRIRLIRHPIKDVYLPVYAGEYTGAECAGRDKYVIDGKEYDECGFCRASCPSRTIFKEPDSGLPLKCDMCEGEEEPLCVKWCINDALVVEEREEEVEEEEKPEDVDVGLEAMVDKFGLEKVMDTIARMSQKEYVPEVIKPAP, translated from the coding sequence ATGAGTAAAGTTATGAAGAAAGTCAAAACAATCAAGATAGATCTTGATAAATGTAATGGTTGCCGGGCCTGCGAGGTAGTCTGCTCCGCCTTTCACGCCAACCCGAAATATAGCAGCAATAACCCGGAGCGATCTCGTATCCGGCTGATTCGTCATCCCATCAAAGACGTATATCTGCCTGTCTATGCGGGTGAGTACACAGGAGCCGAATGTGCGGGCAGAGACAAATACGTGATTGACGGCAAGGAATACGACGAGTGCGGCTTCTGCCGGGCTTCCTGCCCATCCAGGACGATATTCAAAGAACCGGATTCCGGCCTCCCGCTCAAATGCGACATGTGTGAAGGCGAGGAAGAGCCCCTGTGTGTCAAGTGGTGCATTAATGACGCCCTGGTTGTCGAAGAAAGGGAAGAAGAAGTAGAGGAAGAAGAGAAGCCGGAAGACGTGGATGTCGGCTTGGAGGCAATGGTAGACAAGTTTGGATTGGAGAAGGTGATGGATACCATTGCCCGGATGTCCCAGAAGGAATATGTCCCAGAAGTAATAAAACCAGCACCTTAA
- a CDS encoding aldehyde dehydrogenase, whose protein sequence is MRYAETGFNLEIDLSRGNIERVETDPKLTELYLGGLGTNAKILWDRVPPETEPFSPENLLIFGTGLLCGTPAPGANRTIVTTYSPQTLLMAYSMMGGFWAPELKYAGYDKVIFRGKSPKLIYVWIHNDKVEIRDASHLQGKGAVETAELIRQELKEPNAQVAAIGLAGENRVYTASIEQGRSSASRLGIGAVMGDKKIKAIAVRGTKDINLARPEEFMKLSTEVLQYIKAREDNPVPGVMPILAGLGSPQEMKHIDEKWHTENFSWGNSRTRRKDFWTKEVEDKWRETQLDARTRLISCYNCPMKCGAIISLPGMSTYMMKCFTKLTYTMAAFVDDLDFGFRIAQKATEYGVDGFSTPQIMAFGFELREAGILTEEDFAGCPDDNEGKFYWMLDKIVRREGIGDILANGTHWAAQKIGKGAEAYAHNNIKKHEQLPLKLGMLNPIYFLMYCTGEKANITQIEGQFPQAPFLTMEEREEFVKDWIHVPDEKFKQYLLDWEIRGERSNPNYPTVDMSVDIVDWQEKMHYLDDALGVCAGLSSFPLKPPYHIHNYPHFISSATGMDMDEAGLTQIYKRNRNLLRAINIRRGLKRADEKPPEDHWRKRFPELEEKLLDAYYKFKGWNNDGIPTQETLRELDLGYVAEDLEQRGIITNE, encoded by the coding sequence ATGAGGTACGCTGAAACAGGGTTTAACTTAGAAATTGATCTATCCCGGGGAAACATTGAGAGGGTGGAAACTGATCCAAAATTAACTGAACTTTATCTGGGGGGCTTAGGTACCAACGCCAAGATATTATGGGACAGGGTTCCCCCGGAAACCGAACCCTTTTCTCCCGAAAATCTCCTGATATTCGGCACCGGTCTTTTATGCGGCACACCTGCTCCCGGCGCCAACCGTACCATTGTTACCACCTATTCTCCCCAGACTTTGTTAATGGCCTATTCCATGATGGGGGGATTCTGGGCGCCGGAATTGAAATATGCCGGTTATGACAAGGTGATCTTTCGCGGCAAGTCCCCCAAGCTGATTTATGTGTGGATACACAATGACAAGGTAGAAATACGTGATGCCTCTCATTTGCAGGGTAAAGGCGCTGTTGAAACGGCAGAACTTATTCGGCAGGAGCTGAAGGAGCCGAACGCCCAGGTGGCTGCTATCGGCCTGGCCGGTGAAAACAGGGTCTATACGGCTTCCATCGAGCAGGGCCGGTCCAGCGCCAGCCGACTCGGAATAGGTGCCGTGATGGGAGACAAGAAGATAAAAGCGATAGCCGTGCGGGGAACAAAGGACATCAATCTTGCCCGACCGGAAGAATTCATGAAGCTTAGCACCGAAGTGCTGCAATATATAAAGGCCCGGGAAGATAATCCAGTCCCGGGGGTAATGCCCATTTTAGCGGGGCTTGGGTCACCGCAAGAGATGAAGCACATAGACGAAAAGTGGCATACGGAAAATTTCTCGTGGGGAAACTCCCGCACCCGGAGAAAGGATTTTTGGACCAAGGAAGTCGAAGATAAGTGGCGGGAGACTCAGTTAGATGCGCGAACGCGGCTGATAAGCTGCTATAACTGCCCGATGAAATGCGGGGCCATTATTTCTCTTCCCGGAATGTCCACCTACATGATGAAATGCTTCACGAAACTTACCTATACGATGGCTGCCTTTGTAGATGATCTGGATTTTGGTTTCAGAATCGCTCAAAAGGCGACGGAATATGGCGTGGACGGATTCTCCACCCCGCAAATTATGGCCTTCGGCTTTGAGCTTAGAGAAGCCGGTATCTTGACCGAAGAGGATTTTGCCGGCTGTCCGGATGATAATGAGGGGAAGTTTTACTGGATGCTGGACAAAATTGTGCGGCGCGAAGGAATCGGAGATATTCTGGCCAATGGCACTCATTGGGCGGCCCAAAAGATCGGCAAGGGCGCAGAAGCGTATGCTCATAATAATATTAAAAAACACGAGCAGTTGCCTCTCAAACTGGGAATGCTGAATCCCATTTATTTCCTCATGTATTGCACCGGCGAGAAGGCAAACATTACCCAAATTGAAGGGCAGTTCCCCCAGGCGCCTTTTCTGACGATGGAGGAGAGAGAAGAGTTTGTCAAGGATTGGATCCATGTTCCTGATGAAAAGTTCAAGCAATATCTTCTGGACTGGGAAATCCGCGGCGAACGATCCAATCCCAATTACCCGACCGTTGACATGTCTGTGGACATTGTTGACTGGCAGGAGAAGATGCACTACCTTGATGACGCCCTCGGGGTGTGCGCCGGTTTGTCGTCATTCCCCCTGAAGCCTCCCTATCATATCCACAATTACCCGCATTTTATCTCATCCGCGACCGGGATGGATATGGATGAAGCCGGACTGACGCAAATATATAAGAGGAACCGCAATCTGCTTAGAGCCATCAATATCAGAAGGGGCTTGAAGAGAGCTGATGAGAAGCCGCCCGAGGATCATTGGAGGAAAAGATTTCCCGAGCTTGAAGAAAAGCTCTTGGATGCGTATTACAAATTTAAAGGGTGGAATAACGATGGTATTCCTACTCAAGAGACGCTGCGCGAATTAGATTTGGGTTACGTCGCCGAAGACTTGGAACAGAGAGGGATAATAACAAATGAGTAA